The following proteins come from a genomic window of Armatimonadota bacterium:
- a CDS encoding (d)CMP kinase — protein sequence MSQSPKIVIAIDGPAGAGKSTVARLLADKLGLAMLDTGAMYRCLALAAVRARVTDPKEIALIGERIKISFSPGTPQRVFLDDEDVSEAIRTPEIDERASEISVFPPIRKVLVEQQKRIISEGGYVLEGRDVTTVVAPKADIRVFLTASIEERARRRWLELKEKGSNTSLQEVVLDVLARDHRDYTRNDSPLYLDAGVEIVESFGATPEQVCDRIATFAETVRT from the coding sequence ATGTCGCAATCTCCGAAAATCGTCATCGCAATCGACGGACCAGCAGGCGCTGGCAAGTCGACAGTAGCGCGCCTCTTGGCCGACAAGCTTGGTCTAGCAATGCTCGATACCGGCGCAATGTACCGCTGCTTGGCGCTGGCCGCGGTCAGGGCTAGAGTCACGGACCCCAAGGAGATCGCGCTGATCGGCGAGAGAATCAAGATATCGTTTTCGCCCGGCACGCCTCAGCGAGTCTTCCTCGACGACGAAGACGTCTCGGAAGCGATTCGAACTCCAGAGATCGACGAGCGCGCCAGCGAAATCTCCGTTTTCCCGCCGATTCGCAAGGTGCTTGTCGAGCAACAGAAGCGCATCATTTCCGAGGGCGGCTACGTGCTGGAAGGGCGCGATGTGACGACCGTCGTCGCGCCGAAAGCAGACATCAGAGTGTTTCTGACTGCGAGCATCGAAGAGAGGGCGAGGCGCCGATGGCTTGAGCTAAAGGAAAAGGGTTCCAACACCTCTCTGCAAGAAGTTGTCCTCGACGTCCTAGCGCGCGACCACCGCGACTACACGCGCAACGACAGTCCGCTGTACTTGGATGCCGGAGTCGAAATCGTCGAATCGTTCGGCGCAACACCGGAACAAGTGTGCGATCGGATCGCGACGTTTGCAGAAACAGTCAGAACGTAG
- a CDS encoding metal-dependent transcriptional regulator, translating into MTPAVQDYVKAIYLLSSDGHDATTKRIAQAVGSSQPAVSKMLRLLAKRGCVIHKPYYGARLTPQGEAMALEVIRHHRLLERYLMDHLGFTEEEVHEQAEILEHHISEEFEDRIAELMGHPETCPHGQPIPPKQTAQSPLKEDS; encoded by the coding sequence ATGACGCCAGCAGTGCAGGATTACGTGAAGGCGATTTATCTGCTTTCGAGCGACGGACATGATGCAACGACCAAGCGCATTGCTCAAGCTGTCGGCTCCAGCCAGCCAGCTGTCAGCAAGATGCTGCGGCTTCTGGCCAAGCGCGGGTGTGTGATTCACAAACCGTACTACGGCGCGCGACTAACGCCGCAGGGGGAAGCGATGGCGCTGGAGGTGATTCGCCACCACCGGCTGCTAGAGCGGTACCTGATGGATCACCTCGGCTTCACCGAGGAGGAGGTGCACGAACAGGCGGAAATTTTAGAGCACCACATCAGCGAAGAGTTCGAGGACAGGATCGCGGAGCTGATGGGGCATCCGGAAACCTGCCCCCACGGCCAACCGATCCCCCCGAAGCAAACGGCTCAATCACCGCTGAAGGAGGACTCGTAG
- a CDS encoding ZIP family metal transporter — MKINRLFFAIIPIAALAILVYGILRIGPEALTLGEVPDVEEITIQWTTLSKGEIKLDVINSGPDPVTIAQVMIDDAYWQFSMEPSDGVLKRLQRGTITIPYHWVEGETHAIRLISRNGVTFDSEIPVAIESPTPNAKSFWTFVLLGVLIGVVPVGLGLLWYPVIKTLSAKVMRFVLALTVGLLVFLGIDTIEEGFEISEALPGAFQGKTLFICSALLVFLALLIIGQVSAKKGTNGKRSPEMLLAIMVALGIGLHNIGEGLAVGSAYVLGEVASASMLVLGFTLHNITEGLAIIAPAARQKLKIRHLVGLGALAGVPTIAGTLIGGFTYSNFWALVFFGVAAGAIFQVVYAIMVSPMMRDENRELALPENYYGFVCGLAIMYGTGLLIAV, encoded by the coding sequence TTGAAGATCAACAGGCTCTTCTTCGCTATCATTCCGATCGCCGCGCTGGCGATCTTGGTCTATGGGATTCTGAGAATCGGCCCCGAGGCCCTGACCCTCGGAGAAGTTCCGGATGTCGAGGAGATCACGATCCAGTGGACGACGCTGAGCAAAGGTGAGATCAAGCTTGACGTCATCAACAGCGGGCCAGACCCCGTGACCATCGCGCAGGTCATGATCGACGACGCCTATTGGCAGTTCTCAATGGAGCCGTCCGATGGCGTGCTCAAGCGGCTACAGCGAGGCACGATCACAATTCCGTATCACTGGGTCGAGGGGGAGACGCACGCCATCCGGCTGATCTCGCGCAACGGCGTCACGTTCGACTCGGAGATCCCGGTTGCGATCGAGAGCCCCACGCCGAACGCCAAGTCGTTCTGGACCTTCGTGCTGTTGGGTGTCCTGATCGGAGTAGTGCCGGTCGGCCTCGGCCTTCTGTGGTACCCCGTGATCAAGACTCTCTCGGCCAAAGTTATGCGATTCGTTTTGGCGCTGACGGTCGGGCTACTCGTGTTCCTCGGTATCGACACGATCGAAGAGGGGTTTGAGATCTCCGAAGCGCTACCCGGCGCATTTCAGGGCAAGACCCTGTTCATCTGTTCTGCGCTGCTCGTGTTCCTCGCGCTGTTGATCATCGGCCAGGTCAGCGCCAAGAAGGGTACGAACGGGAAGCGCTCTCCCGAGATGCTCCTCGCCATCATGGTCGCGCTCGGCATCGGCTTGCACAACATCGGCGAGGGCCTGGCCGTCGGTTCAGCGTACGTTCTGGGCGAAGTCGCGAGTGCGTCGATGCTCGTGCTGGGATTCACGCTGCACAACATCACTGAGGGGCTGGCGATCATCGCTCCTGCCGCCCGACAAAAGCTCAAGATCAGGCACCTCGTCGGCCTCGGCGCTCTGGCGGGAGTGCCGACGATCGCCGGCACTCTCATCGGAGGGTTCACCTACTCCAATTTTTGGGCGCTGGTGTTCTTCGGTGTCGCCGCAGGCGCGATCTTCCAGGTCGTTTACGCGATCATGGTCAGCCCAATGATGCGAGACGAAAACCGTGAACTGGCGCTGCCAGAGAACTACTACGGCTTCGTGTGCGGCCTCGCGATCATGTACGGCACCGGGCTGCTGATCGCCGTTTAG
- the aroA gene encoding 3-phosphoshikimate 1-carboxyvinyltransferase: protein MSSALEIKVSRVASLVGDLRSASNKSITHRALILAAMARPGSKSVVRNPLRADDTHATAKILEQLGAIVEMEPDRILITAPPGLKNPEQNLDCENSGTTMRLLAGVLASTPGLEATLVGDESLSKRPMKRIVEPLRLMGAQIEGDTAPLRISGQKLRAIDYESPVASAQVKTCLLLAGANATGTTRLTEPHLSRDHTERMMTSLGVQMKCKDATVVMAGGQSWGGFEINVPVDISSAAFFLCAAAMVSGARVTLRDVGVNPTRSGVLDALTAAGATVREIARRNEGGEPVADLLIEGGNPLRAFDVSGALVPRLIDEIPVLAVLATQCDGVTTFRDASELRVKESDRIATVAAGLRDMGAQFETFDDGLAVHGPVQLRGARIDAKNDHRIAMAFAVAGLVADSPTTITNAESVRSSYPDFESDLMSIAVY from the coding sequence ATGAGTTCGGCATTGGAGATTAAGGTCTCTCGCGTCGCCTCGCTGGTCGGCGACCTGCGATCCGCGAGCAACAAGTCGATCACGCACCGTGCGCTCATCCTCGCGGCGATGGCGCGCCCCGGCAGCAAGTCGGTCGTTCGCAATCCACTCCGCGCGGACGACACTCACGCGACGGCGAAAATACTGGAGCAGCTTGGCGCAATAGTGGAGATGGAGCCGGACCGAATCTTGATCACAGCGCCACCTGGCTTAAAAAACCCGGAGCAGAATCTCGATTGCGAGAACTCCGGTACTACGATGAGGCTGCTCGCAGGCGTCTTGGCCAGTACGCCCGGCCTCGAGGCGACGCTCGTTGGCGACGAGTCGCTCAGCAAACGTCCGATGAAACGCATCGTCGAACCACTCCGCTTGATGGGCGCGCAGATCGAGGGCGACACAGCGCCGCTGAGAATCTCAGGACAAAAATTGCGCGCCATCGACTACGAAAGCCCTGTCGCCAGCGCACAGGTCAAGACGTGCCTGCTGCTCGCTGGCGCGAACGCAACGGGCACCACAAGATTAACGGAGCCGCACCTTAGCCGAGACCACACCGAGCGCATGATGACCTCTCTCGGCGTTCAGATGAAGTGCAAGGACGCGACGGTGGTCATGGCCGGAGGGCAGAGTTGGGGCGGGTTTGAGATCAACGTGCCCGTTGATATTTCGAGCGCGGCGTTCTTCCTGTGCGCCGCGGCGATGGTCAGCGGCGCGCGGGTCACACTGCGCGACGTCGGTGTCAACCCTACGCGCTCCGGCGTCCTCGACGCGCTGACGGCCGCAGGTGCCACAGTCCGCGAGATCGCAAGAAGAAACGAAGGCGGCGAGCCGGTTGCGGATTTGCTGATCGAGGGTGGAAACCCGCTTCGCGCGTTCGACGTTTCTGGCGCTCTAGTCCCTCGGTTGATCGACGAGATACCGGTGTTGGCCGTGCTGGCTACCCAGTGCGACGGTGTGACGACTTTCCGCGACGCGTCTGAACTGCGGGTCAAGGAGTCCGACCGAATTGCGACTGTAGCAGCCGGTTTGCGAGACATGGGCGCACAGTTCGAGACGTTTGACGACGGCTTGGCCGTACACGGTCCAGTCCAGCTTCGCGGTGCCAGGATCGACGCGAAGAACGATCACCGAATCGCGATGGCGTTTGCAGTCGCGGGGCTCGTCGCCGACTCGCCCACGACGATCACGAACGCGGAAAGCGTCCGCTCCAGCTACCCCGACTTCGAGAGCGATCTGATGAGCATCGCCGTCTATTGA
- the dapA gene encoding 4-hydroxy-tetrahydrodipicolinate synthase, producing the protein MGAFNGPKDWGRLLTAMVTPFDRNGNVNFDEAARIAAHLVDEQQNDGLVVSGTTGESPTLSDDEKLALLTCVLDAVGDRAAVVFGAGTYDTRHSIHMTKAASSRGAHGIMLVNPYYSKPGQSGLFAHFSTVAAETSLPVMLYNIQPRSAINLETETLMRLAEIPNIVAVKEASGSIAQITEVCARKPDGFRVYSGDDALTMPIMAVGGHGLVSVSAHVAGRTLKRVIELALTDLEGAKRTNLQLIDLVKAVFSAPSPTPIKYLLSLQGFDCTAVRLPLVELDDGQKESIRQVFERYESSVKVG; encoded by the coding sequence ATGGGTGCGTTCAACGGTCCGAAAGATTGGGGCAGGCTCTTGACAGCCATGGTCACTCCGTTCGACCGGAACGGAAACGTGAACTTCGACGAAGCCGCAAGGATCGCCGCGCACCTGGTCGACGAGCAGCAGAACGACGGGCTCGTAGTCAGCGGGACTACAGGCGAATCACCGACGCTCTCCGACGATGAGAAGCTCGCTTTGCTGACATGCGTGCTCGACGCTGTCGGGGATCGGGCAGCGGTCGTATTCGGCGCCGGCACCTACGACACGCGCCACTCTATCCATATGACGAAGGCGGCCTCCTCGCGCGGCGCGCACGGCATCATGCTGGTCAATCCGTACTACAGCAAGCCTGGGCAGAGCGGGCTTTTCGCGCACTTCTCCACTGTCGCTGCTGAGACCTCCCTACCGGTGATGCTTTATAACATCCAGCCGCGCAGCGCGATCAATTTGGAGACGGAGACGCTGATGCGGCTTGCCGAGATTCCAAACATCGTGGCGGTGAAAGAGGCCAGCGGCAGCATCGCTCAGATCACAGAAGTCTGCGCTCGAAAGCCGGATGGATTCCGGGTCTACAGCGGTGACGACGCCTTGACCATGCCGATCATGGCGGTCGGCGGACACGGGCTGGTCAGCGTCTCGGCGCACGTCGCAGGGCGGACGCTCAAGCGCGTCATTGAACTTGCGCTGACCGATCTAGAAGGCGCAAAGCGGACGAACCTACAACTGATCGACCTGGTCAAGGCGGTGTTCTCTGCGCCGAGTCCCACGCCGATCAAGTACCTCTTGAGCCTGCAAGGGTTCGACTGCACGGCAGTTCGACTGCCGCTCGTTGAACTAGACGACGGTCAAAAGGAGTCGATCAGACAGGTGTTCGAGCGGTACGAGAGCAGCGTAAAGGTCGGTTGA
- a CDS encoding UPF0182 family protein: protein MSDSGFLSIEGLGAKHNRKRVVGWLIVLPILLLLFAFSSTLIDFYTDYLWFKHDALRPEIFTKTMQTQVSLWLIGFVAAFLFIYFNMRLALKTDVVFDDVPQGQDEKMAANVLSVLQKFGKLLGVAVAAIVAMGVGTTLSAAYTEYWFFTEGVLFDRLDPIFGKDLSFFVFRLPWVLTMLSVAVSIIVATLLVTVGTYLLNQFLARVAKVRLTQSTLIPHASLLAGLFLIAFGIRMFFSRYEIGVSASEQFTGPGFAETKTIVIRAALGIATVVVGLMTILNGKFGKPWKALSVGFPALLVLGMLGLGVYPAVVTKFNVAKRLTVEKPYAEYAIAETRFAWGLGQIDVRNFDVQSAPTAVEIRDAQSTLAGMRLWDPTIMQKILNERQTLKGYYAFNDVDIDRYMIDGVQRMVMLAPRDFLVAGLPTDSKSWMNFVQVYTHGYGVTMAPVNESSDGLPNFWIKDIPPETTVGIDLDQHRMYFSHYPAGSHERERYVLVPSSQEEFDFPLEGDKESTHEYAGGRGVPVTGTLAKLAYSGKFGDLINLFNVDMSDETRILYRRDIVDRASLVYPMFAFDQDPYIVVLDGRIKWILDAYSVSNRIPYSSLHATPQGVLNYMRNSVKVVIDAYDGEMIAYAILEDEPILNTYRKIFPKLIKPFSDAPRELVEHFRYAEDLFLAQCQVLTQYHVTDPDRFLRGNDAWKIPMEVGLGRDNTQIKPYYVQNRLPGEDKDEFMLIMPFSPVGKDNLIGWIAARCDPADYGKLVLYKFPPNSQTMGPMQMEARFDQDPVIADINRQFNNDQSRLVPGNLLVVPIGSSVMYVEPLFLESRSHPIPELKKVILALQEKVVVADTYEEALKLLFGDVGGPVEVMQADEGTGEGQVLERPDPGVPGRDVVIPPQVGEALALMDRAEAALQSGDLAGFQKYYKEAYAKLAEIEK from the coding sequence ATGTCAGACAGCGGATTCCTCAGCATCGAAGGCCTTGGAGCCAAGCACAATAGGAAGAGGGTCGTGGGGTGGCTCATCGTCCTTCCCATCCTCCTGCTGCTGTTTGCGTTCAGCAGCACGCTGATCGATTTTTACACCGACTACCTGTGGTTCAAGCACGACGCGCTCAGACCGGAGATCTTCACCAAGACGATGCAGACGCAGGTCTCGCTGTGGCTGATCGGATTCGTCGCAGCGTTCCTTTTCATCTACTTCAACATGCGGCTGGCGCTGAAAACAGACGTCGTGTTCGATGACGTGCCGCAAGGTCAGGACGAGAAGATGGCCGCGAACGTGCTGTCGGTCCTACAGAAGTTCGGAAAGCTTCTCGGCGTCGCCGTAGCGGCGATAGTTGCGATGGGCGTCGGCACGACTCTCTCCGCAGCTTACACTGAGTACTGGTTTTTCACAGAGGGCGTCCTTTTTGACAGACTCGATCCGATCTTCGGCAAAGACCTCAGCTTCTTCGTCTTCCGTCTTCCGTGGGTGCTGACTATGCTCAGCGTCGCCGTCTCGATCATCGTCGCAACGCTCCTCGTGACCGTTGGCACATATCTGCTGAATCAGTTTCTGGCGAGGGTTGCCAAGGTGCGCCTGACCCAGAGCACGCTGATTCCTCACGCCAGCCTGCTCGCCGGTCTGTTCTTGATCGCGTTTGGAATCAGGATGTTCTTCTCGCGGTACGAAATCGGGGTCTCTGCCAGCGAGCAGTTCACCGGCCCCGGATTTGCAGAAACTAAGACGATCGTGATCCGGGCGGCGCTCGGCATCGCCACCGTCGTCGTTGGCTTGATGACGATCCTCAACGGAAAATTCGGGAAACCGTGGAAGGCGCTGTCCGTCGGCTTCCCTGCCCTGCTGGTTCTCGGCATGCTCGGTTTGGGCGTCTACCCTGCCGTCGTCACGAAGTTCAACGTAGCAAAGCGGCTGACAGTCGAGAAGCCGTATGCGGAGTACGCGATCGCGGAGACCAGATTTGCGTGGGGGTTGGGACAGATCGATGTGCGCAACTTCGATGTGCAGTCAGCGCCGACTGCGGTCGAAATCAGGGATGCACAGAGCACGCTGGCCGGGATGCGCCTCTGGGATCCAACGATCATGCAGAAAATTCTGAACGAGCGGCAAACTCTGAAAGGGTATTACGCTTTCAATGACGTCGATATCGATCGGTACATGATCGACGGCGTGCAGCGCATGGTGATGCTCGCGCCGCGGGACTTCCTAGTTGCGGGCTTACCCACAGATTCTAAGAGTTGGATGAACTTTGTGCAGGTGTACACGCACGGCTACGGAGTCACAATGGCCCCGGTCAACGAGTCGTCGGACGGATTGCCCAACTTCTGGATCAAGGATATCCCACCGGAGACAACCGTCGGCATAGATCTCGACCAGCACAGGATGTACTTCAGCCACTACCCCGCCGGCTCGCACGAGCGGGAACGGTATGTGCTCGTGCCTTCGTCCCAAGAGGAGTTCGACTTCCCCCTAGAAGGGGACAAGGAGAGCACGCATGAATACGCAGGCGGACGGGGTGTGCCGGTCACCGGAACGCTTGCAAAGCTCGCTTATAGTGGAAAGTTTGGCGATCTCATCAACCTGTTCAACGTCGATATGTCCGACGAAACACGAATCCTGTATCGGCGCGATATCGTTGATCGGGCGTCGCTCGTCTATCCGATGTTTGCGTTCGACCAAGACCCGTACATTGTCGTCTTGGACGGCAGGATCAAGTGGATTCTCGATGCGTACTCGGTATCGAACAGGATTCCGTACAGCAGCCTTCACGCGACGCCACAGGGCGTACTGAACTATATGCGAAATTCGGTCAAGGTCGTGATCGACGCGTACGACGGGGAGATGATCGCGTATGCGATCTTGGAAGACGAGCCGATCTTGAACACCTACCGGAAGATATTTCCGAAACTGATCAAGCCGTTCTCCGATGCGCCTCGCGAATTGGTCGAGCACTTCAGATACGCAGAAGATCTGTTCCTCGCGCAGTGCCAGGTCCTGACCCAGTACCACGTAACCGATCCGGACCGGTTCTTGAGGGGCAACGACGCCTGGAAGATTCCGATGGAAGTTGGGCTCGGTCGCGACAACACGCAGATCAAACCGTACTACGTTCAGAACAGGCTGCCAGGCGAAGACAAGGACGAGTTCATGCTGATCATGCCGTTCTCGCCGGTGGGCAAGGACAACTTGATCGGATGGATCGCGGCGCGGTGCGATCCGGCTGATTACGGCAAGCTCGTTCTTTACAAGTTCCCCCCCAATTCGCAGACCATGGGGCCGATGCAGATGGAGGCGCGGTTTGACCAAGACCCGGTCATCGCGGACATCAACCGGCAGTTCAACAACGATCAGTCACGGCTCGTGCCGGGCAACCTGCTCGTCGTGCCGATCGGCTCCAGCGTCATGTACGTGGAGCCGCTGTTCTTGGAATCCCGCTCGCACCCGATCCCAGAGCTGAAGAAGGTCATCTTAGCTTTGCAGGAGAAAGTCGTCGTCGCGGACACTTACGAAGAAGCCTTGAAGCTGCTCTTCGGCGATGTAGGCGGCCCCGTAGAAGTTATGCAGGCAGACGAGGGAACTGGCGAAGGCCAAGTTCTTGAGCGGCCGGATCCAGGCGTTCCAGGTCGGGACGTGGTGATCCCGCCGCAAGTTGGCGAGGCGTTGGCTCTGATGGATCGAGCAGAGGCTGCGCTACAAAGCGGCGATCTCGCAGGATTTCAGAAGTACTACAAAGAAGCGTACGCCAAGTTGGCTGAAATAGAGAAATGA
- a CDS encoding multicopper oxidase domain-containing protein, with amino-acid sequence MSDKVSKKQITRRTVLSGVGTVAGVALAGLLPTKSRASHANDDATDHSGGHQMGVVGECTSGTLDPDAYLTEFDWGKATPLGGGKTLREYEFVAIDKEIEIAPGLFFPAWTYNGRVPGPTIRANEGDTIRVNFHNSGSHPHTIHFHGFHPPAMDGSMPDQVVEVGETFVYEFEAAPFGLHLYHCHSLPLKRHIHKGLYGTFIVDPPGGRPPAREFIMGMNGFDTNFDGDNEVYAVNSVAHHHMRHPIPVLVGELVRLYVVNFTEFDPVNSFHIHATLFNEFRTGTKLEPDYFTDTTMLCQGERTILEMVFPMPGMYMFHAHQSEFAELGWMGLFDARESL; translated from the coding sequence ATGTCGGACAAGGTGAGCAAGAAACAGATCACGAGACGCACCGTTCTCTCCGGCGTCGGCACCGTCGCGGGAGTCGCGCTCGCGGGGTTGTTGCCGACCAAGAGCCGCGCCTCGCACGCAAACGACGACGCGACTGACCACTCCGGCGGTCACCAGATGGGCGTTGTCGGCGAGTGCACGTCGGGGACGCTCGATCCGGACGCCTACTTGACGGAGTTCGACTGGGGAAAGGCGACGCCTTTGGGCGGCGGAAAGACCTTGCGCGAATACGAGTTCGTCGCGATCGACAAAGAGATCGAGATCGCACCCGGTCTCTTCTTCCCCGCCTGGACTTACAACGGTCGCGTGCCGGGACCGACGATCCGAGCGAACGAGGGCGACACGATCAGGGTGAACTTCCACAACAGCGGCTCGCACCCTCACACGATCCACTTCCACGGCTTCCATCCGCCAGCGATGGATGGCTCTATGCCAGATCAAGTCGTCGAAGTTGGCGAGACGTTCGTGTACGAGTTTGAGGCCGCGCCGTTCGGCTTGCACCTTTACCACTGCCACTCTCTTCCGCTGAAGCGACACATCCACAAGGGGCTGTACGGCACGTTCATCGTCGATCCACCGGGCGGCAGACCGCCAGCGCGCGAGTTCATCATGGGCATGAACGGTTTCGACACGAACTTCGACGGCGACAACGAGGTGTACGCGGTGAACAGCGTCGCCCACCACCATATGCGCCACCCGATTCCTGTTCTAGTCGGAGAGTTGGTGCGGCTATACGTCGTCAACTTCACAGAGTTTGATCCGGTCAACTCGTTCCACATTCACGCGACGCTGTTCAACGAGTTTCGCACAGGCACGAAGCTCGAGCCCGACTACTTTACAGACACGACGATGCTGTGCCAGGGCGAGCGAACAATTCTGGAGATGGTCTTCCCAATGCCCGGCATGTATATGTTCCACGCGCACCAAAGCGAATTTGCGGAACTCGGATGGATGGGGCTGTTCGACGCGCGGGAGAGTTTGTAG